From a single Streptomyces rubradiris genomic region:
- a CDS encoding ABC transporter permease: MGRHVLRRLLQMIPVFVGATLLIFLMVNVMGDPVAGLCGERACDPATAAQLRREFGLDQPVWRQYLTYMGKVFTGDFGTAFNGQPVTELMATAFPVTVRLTVVAVLFEVVVGVTLGVVTGLRRGRPVDTAVLLATLVVISVPTFVTGLLLQLLLGIKWQWIRPSVRAGGFDELIVPGLVLASVSLAYVTRLTRTSLAENRRSDYVRTAVAKGLPRRRVVTRHLLRNSLIPVVTFIGTDIGALMGGAIVTERIFNIHGVGYQLYQGILRQNSQTVVGFVTVLVLVFLVANLLVDLLYAVLDPRIRHA, translated from the coding sequence ATGGGACGCCATGTCCTGCGCCGGCTGCTCCAGATGATCCCGGTGTTCGTCGGGGCCACGCTGCTGATCTTCCTGATGGTCAACGTGATGGGCGATCCCGTCGCCGGCCTGTGCGGGGAACGGGCCTGCGACCCGGCGACCGCCGCCCAGCTCAGACGGGAGTTCGGTCTCGACCAGCCGGTGTGGCGGCAGTACCTCACCTACATGGGCAAGGTCTTCACCGGCGACTTCGGCACGGCGTTCAACGGACAGCCGGTCACCGAGCTGATGGCGACGGCGTTCCCGGTCACCGTCCGGCTCACCGTCGTGGCCGTCCTCTTCGAGGTCGTCGTCGGCGTCACCCTGGGCGTGGTGACCGGGCTCAGGCGCGGCCGGCCCGTGGACACCGCGGTGCTGCTGGCCACCCTGGTGGTCATCTCCGTGCCGACCTTCGTCACCGGTCTGCTGCTGCAACTGCTGCTCGGCATCAAGTGGCAGTGGATCAGGCCCTCGGTGCGCGCCGGCGGCTTCGACGAGCTGATCGTGCCCGGGCTGGTCCTCGCCTCCGTCTCGCTCGCCTACGTCACCCGGCTGACCCGCACCTCACTCGCCGAGAACCGGCGCTCCGACTACGTCCGCACCGCCGTCGCCAAGGGTCTGCCCCGCCGCCGGGTCGTCACCCGGCACCTGCTGCGCAACTCGCTCATCCCCGTGGTCACCTTCATCGGCACCGACATCGGCGCGCTGATGGGCGGCGCCATCGTCACCGAGCGGATCTTCAACATCCACGGCGTCGGCTACCAGCTCTACCAGGGCATCCTGCGCCAGAACAGCCAGACCGTCGTCGGCTTCGTGACCGTGCTGGTCCTCGTCTTCCTGGTGGCCAACCTGCTCGTCGACCTGCTGTACGCCGTACTCGATCCGAGGATCCGCCATGCCTGA
- a CDS encoding ABC transporter permease — protein MPEQPYEPEGAIAGTGMGGAMDLGASEAVTLEGTPGGPPAPGPAGRPRSLWSDAWHDLRRNPVFLLSALVICFLVLISLWPSLIAPGSPLSCDLARSQDGPAPGAPFGYDGQGCNVYTRTVHGARTSVTVGLCATLGVALLGSVLGGLAGYFGGIWDALLSRLTDIFFAIPVVLGGLVLLSMVTSTTVWPVVGFMVLLGWPQISRIARGSVITVKQNDYVQAARALGASDTRILLRHIAPNAVAPVIVVATIALGTYIALEATLSYLGVGLRPPSVSWGIDISAASPFIRNAPHALLWPSGALAVTVLAFIMLGDAVRDALDPKLR, from the coding sequence ATGCCTGAACAGCCCTACGAGCCCGAAGGCGCGATCGCCGGCACCGGCATGGGCGGCGCGATGGACCTCGGCGCGAGCGAGGCCGTCACGCTGGAGGGGACACCGGGCGGACCACCGGCGCCCGGACCGGCCGGCCGGCCCCGCTCACTGTGGTCCGACGCCTGGCACGACCTGCGCCGCAACCCCGTCTTCCTGCTGTCGGCCCTGGTCATCTGCTTCCTGGTGCTGATCTCCCTGTGGCCCTCGCTGATCGCCCCCGGCTCCCCGCTGAGCTGCGACCTGGCCAGATCCCAGGACGGCCCGGCCCCGGGCGCCCCCTTCGGCTACGACGGCCAGGGCTGCAACGTCTACACCCGCACCGTCCACGGCGCGCGTACGTCGGTCACGGTCGGTCTGTGCGCCACGCTCGGGGTGGCGCTGCTCGGCTCGGTGCTCGGCGGACTCGCGGGCTACTTCGGCGGGATCTGGGACGCGCTGCTGTCCCGGCTCACCGACATCTTCTTCGCCATCCCGGTCGTCCTCGGCGGCCTGGTCCTCCTGTCGATGGTCACCTCCACCACGGTCTGGCCGGTCGTCGGCTTCATGGTGCTGCTGGGGTGGCCGCAGATCTCCCGGATCGCGCGCGGCTCGGTCATCACCGTCAAGCAGAACGACTACGTCCAGGCCGCCCGCGCCCTCGGCGCCTCCGACACCCGCATCCTGCTGAGGCACATCGCCCCCAACGCGGTGGCGCCCGTCATCGTCGTCGCCACCATCGCGCTCGGCACCTACATCGCCCTGGAGGCGACCCTGTCCTACCTCGGCGTCGGCCTCAGGCCGCCCAGCGTCTCCTGGGGCATCGACATCTCCGCCGCCTCCCCCTTCATCCGCAACGCCCCGCACGCCCTGCTGTGGCCCTCGGGCGCGCTGGCCGTGACGGTGCTGGCCTTCATCATGCTCGGCGACGCGGTCCGCGACGCCCTCGACCCGAAGCTGAGGTGA